In Mycolicibacterium mucogenicum DSM 44124, the following are encoded in one genomic region:
- a CDS encoding SDR family NAD(P)-dependent oxidoreductase, with protein sequence MAVTVVTGAGSGIGRATALRFARNGSEVVVADINEQTGKETVDLIQDAGGRAVFRRLDVADLTDWEEFTDRVCAEHGVPDVVVNNAGILIGGGFLEQSNADWRRMIQINMMSPLVGSRLFVQRMTDAGVRGHIVNVCSVGAFMPTPIAPSYVVAKAGAWFGTQALRAEFGDKGIGVSAICPGLIRTSLAANGTRGGVDDSDSSDWAAKLAAGHRYIGRSPDRVAGAIERAVRWNLSTVPVGIEAWAGWYLYRLSPSAARGFLGLFTMSIADKAVALSGKIFGGKR encoded by the coding sequence ATGGCGGTGACAGTGGTGACGGGCGCCGGCAGCGGCATCGGACGTGCGACGGCCTTGCGGTTCGCCCGCAACGGCTCCGAGGTCGTGGTGGCCGACATCAACGAGCAGACCGGCAAGGAAACGGTCGACCTCATTCAGGATGCGGGCGGCCGCGCGGTGTTCCGGCGGCTCGACGTCGCCGACCTCACCGACTGGGAGGAGTTCACCGACCGGGTGTGCGCCGAACACGGCGTGCCCGATGTCGTCGTCAACAACGCCGGCATCCTCATCGGTGGCGGGTTCCTGGAGCAGTCCAATGCGGACTGGCGGCGGATGATCCAGATCAACATGATGAGCCCGCTGGTGGGATCGCGGTTGTTCGTGCAGCGCATGACCGACGCGGGCGTGCGCGGCCACATCGTCAACGTGTGTTCGGTCGGCGCCTTCATGCCGACGCCCATCGCCCCCTCGTACGTCGTCGCCAAGGCCGGTGCGTGGTTCGGCACCCAGGCGCTACGCGCGGAGTTCGGCGACAAGGGCATCGGCGTCAGCGCGATCTGTCCTGGGTTGATCCGAACCAGCCTGGCCGCCAATGGGACTCGCGGCGGAGTCGACGACAGCGACAGTTCGGACTGGGCGGCGAAGCTCGCCGCCGGCCACCGTTACATCGGCCGGTCCCCCGACCGAGTGGCCGGCGCGATCGAACGCGCCGTGCGCTGGAACCTCTCGACCGTCCCTGTTGGCATCGAGGCCTGGGCCGGCTGGTATCTGTACCGGCTGTCACCGAGTGCGGCGCGCGGATTCTTGGGACTGTTCACGATGTCGATCGCCGACAAAGCAGTGGCCCTGTCCGGCAAGATCTTCGGAGGTAAGCGATGA
- a CDS encoding SDR family NAD(P)-dependent oxidoreductase produces the protein MKNVIVTGAGAGIGRETAKLFAAKGGRVVVADIDMPAAKETVEQIVGAGGQAVAYRLDVAAEDEWEAFGEWMFAHFGAPHVLINNAGVMDLGGFVEMSAAQWQREIDINLMSVIYGSRVFAQQMIDDGIRGHIVNLSSAAAYFPSRLEPAYGVAKSAVLMASQSLRVELRGKGIGVTAICPGAIRTNLLANGERAGLTAAQQAAWRESAGGMQRYAYTSPQKVARAIERAVRWNSAIVPVAPEAWLLYGLFRLSPSLTREILARASFDRIESVIPVAGKALARLTGK, from the coding sequence ATGAAGAACGTCATCGTCACCGGCGCGGGGGCCGGCATCGGTCGCGAGACGGCAAAGCTGTTCGCCGCCAAGGGCGGTCGGGTGGTCGTCGCCGACATCGACATGCCGGCCGCGAAGGAAACGGTCGAGCAGATCGTCGGCGCGGGCGGCCAAGCCGTCGCCTACCGGCTGGACGTGGCCGCCGAAGACGAGTGGGAGGCCTTCGGCGAGTGGATGTTTGCCCACTTCGGCGCGCCCCACGTGCTGATCAACAACGCGGGCGTCATGGACCTCGGCGGGTTCGTCGAGATGAGCGCCGCGCAATGGCAGCGCGAGATCGACATCAACCTGATGAGCGTCATCTACGGATCGCGGGTCTTCGCGCAACAGATGATCGACGACGGGATTCGCGGCCACATCGTGAATCTGTCGTCGGCGGCCGCGTACTTCCCGTCCAGGCTCGAGCCGGCATACGGCGTCGCGAAGTCGGCGGTCCTGATGGCCTCTCAGTCGCTCCGGGTGGAGTTGCGCGGCAAAGGGATCGGCGTCACCGCGATCTGCCCGGGCGCGATCCGCACTAACCTGCTCGCCAACGGTGAACGGGCCGGGCTCACCGCGGCGCAGCAGGCGGCGTGGCGTGAGAGCGCGGGCGGTATGCAGCGATACGCCTACACCTCACCGCAGAAGGTGGCCCGGGCGATCGAACGGGCCGTGCGGTGGAATTCGGCGATCGTGCCGGTCGCACCGGAAGCCTGGCTGCTGTACGGGCTGTTCCGGCTCTCCCCCAGCCTCACGCGCGAAATTCTCGCGCGCGCGTCGTTCGACCGCATCGAATCCGTGATCCCGGTCGCCGGTAAGGCACTCGCCCGGCTGACCGGGAAATAG
- a CDS encoding flavin-containing monooxygenase, with product MTMTSSPEFEVVVIGAGFGGINAGVRLRQAGIENFVILDKWDKVGGTWNANHYPGVAVDIPSFIYQFSYHQKGDWSRLFAPGHEIQAYAEEVVDAHGLRPKLRLNTTVTGCRFDEANDIWHVSTDAGEVTARFIIAGIGGLEVPNLPDIAGIDSFGGTVLHTAAWDHSVDLRGKRVGVIGTGASALQLIPEVAKVAAHLTVFQRTPIWVAPKPDWHTGPVTRAVLGTPILRAPLRAIGMVGVEVGVGAGMLHGRRMKPLIRGAEAALKLWMRTQVKDPVTREKLTPKYLLGCKRPSMHNEYFKTYNLPHVDLVTDPIEKVIPDAVVTEGGAAHDIDVLVCATGFKVMAKGSTPPFPTLGRGGIDLNEFWEANRYQAYQGVSAPKFPNAFLVIGPYAYAPGSYLVLIESTGDHAVRVITEARQRGATRVEIKQEPHDRFFADMQKRVAGTPLMTSACGGSNTYYLNHHGDAAAFRPTTVLEMRWANKHFPLSDYRFTRNTVHVPEGVSA from the coding sequence ATGACAATGACATCCAGCCCCGAATTCGAGGTCGTCGTCATCGGTGCGGGCTTCGGCGGCATCAACGCCGGCGTCCGGCTCCGGCAGGCCGGCATCGAGAACTTCGTCATCCTCGACAAATGGGACAAGGTGGGCGGGACGTGGAACGCCAACCACTACCCCGGCGTGGCGGTCGACATTCCGTCGTTCATCTATCAGTTCAGCTATCACCAAAAGGGCGACTGGTCGCGGCTTTTCGCACCGGGTCACGAAATTCAGGCGTACGCCGAGGAGGTCGTGGATGCCCACGGGCTGCGGCCCAAGCTGCGCCTGAACACCACGGTCACCGGCTGCCGGTTCGACGAGGCGAACGACATCTGGCACGTCAGTACCGACGCCGGCGAGGTGACGGCCCGGTTCATCATCGCGGGCATCGGCGGCCTCGAGGTACCGAACCTCCCGGATATCGCGGGCATCGACAGCTTCGGCGGGACGGTGCTGCACACCGCCGCCTGGGATCACAGCGTCGATCTGCGCGGTAAGCGTGTCGGCGTCATCGGCACGGGTGCCAGTGCGCTGCAACTGATTCCGGAGGTCGCCAAAGTCGCCGCCCACCTCACGGTGTTCCAGCGCACCCCGATCTGGGTCGCGCCCAAGCCGGATTGGCACACCGGCCCGGTCACCAGGGCGGTGCTGGGCACCCCGATACTGCGCGCGCCGTTGCGCGCGATCGGCATGGTGGGTGTCGAAGTCGGTGTCGGCGCCGGCATGCTGCACGGGCGGCGTATGAAGCCGCTCATCCGCGGTGCGGAAGCCGCGCTGAAACTCTGGATGCGCACGCAGGTCAAGGATCCGGTGACGCGGGAGAAGCTCACCCCGAAGTACCTGCTGGGCTGCAAGCGGCCATCGATGCACAACGAGTACTTCAAGACCTACAACCTGCCGCACGTCGATCTGGTGACCGACCCCATCGAAAAGGTCATCCCCGACGCGGTGGTGACCGAGGGCGGCGCCGCGCACGACATCGATGTGTTGGTGTGCGCCACCGGATTCAAGGTCATGGCCAAGGGCAGCACGCCGCCGTTCCCGACCCTGGGCCGCGGCGGCATCGATCTCAACGAGTTCTGGGAAGCCAACCGCTACCAGGCGTACCAGGGCGTCTCGGCGCCGAAGTTCCCCAACGCCTTCCTCGTCATCGGGCCGTATGCCTATGCACCGGGCTCGTATCTGGTGTTGATCGAGTCGACCGGGGACCACGCAGTGCGCGTGATCACCGAGGCGCGGCAGCGTGGAGCCACCCGTGTGGAGATCAAGCAGGAGCCGCACGACCGCTTCTTCGCGGACATGCAGAAGCGCGTCGCGGGGACTCCGCTGATGACCTCGGCGTGCGGCGGCTCCAACACCTACTACCTCAATCATCACGGTGACGCCGCGGCGTTCCGCCCGACCACCGTTCTGGAGATGCGTTGGGCGAACAAGCATTTCCCGCTGTCGGACTACCGGTTCACCCGCAACACGGTGCACGTGCCCGAGGGTGTGAGTGCATGA
- a CDS encoding flavin-containing monooxygenase produces the protein MSTTPQFEVAVIGAGPGGIAAGVKLRTAGIDDFVILERADDVGGSWHENHYPGLGVDIPTIAYQYSFARNANWERFFAKGAEVKQYHVDVARKYGLYDRIRFNTDIEREEWDDAGCFWKLHAADGSVVTARFLISAVGAFVRPKEDVGIAGAKSFKGKVQRPTDWDHDYDMTGKAVGIIGTGASAVQIIPAIAPEVGHLTVFQRTPVWSIPKPDFRVPAAMKKLLAIPGVQATIHGGVLVVVDLILRGALRTSHSTLDRADALCIRGYRRFVARTVHDPETSAKLTPNFGLLAKRPTMSNGYLQAYNRANVSLVTDPIEKITPTGVRTRDGMLHKLDVLILATGYEVFSDPETYRPGTVVGRGGFDLAKFYNEEGLQAYESVSVPGLPNRWTLCGPYSWTGSGWHAFVEMTADHAIRAITETRRRAAQVCEVRREAADAYHRATYQRAELLRYYLADLNGHVPTYYRNSQGDTTYIRPSGFFEASRGNRKFPLDDYRYEIPATIEEVRA, from the coding sequence ATGAGTACGACGCCACAATTCGAGGTTGCCGTCATCGGCGCCGGGCCCGGCGGCATTGCCGCGGGGGTCAAGCTCCGCACGGCCGGCATCGACGACTTCGTCATCCTCGAGCGCGCCGACGATGTCGGCGGCAGCTGGCACGAGAACCACTACCCCGGTCTCGGCGTGGACATCCCGACCATCGCGTATCAGTACTCGTTCGCCCGCAACGCCAACTGGGAGCGTTTCTTCGCCAAAGGCGCGGAGGTCAAGCAGTACCACGTCGATGTCGCCCGAAAATACGGGCTGTACGACCGTATCCGGTTCAACACCGACATCGAGCGGGAGGAGTGGGACGACGCGGGCTGCTTCTGGAAGCTGCATGCCGCCGACGGCTCCGTCGTCACCGCGCGGTTCCTGATCAGCGCGGTGGGCGCGTTCGTCCGGCCCAAGGAGGACGTCGGGATCGCCGGTGCGAAATCCTTCAAAGGCAAGGTACAGCGGCCGACGGACTGGGACCACGACTACGACATGACCGGTAAGGCCGTCGGCATCATCGGCACGGGAGCCAGTGCGGTGCAGATCATTCCGGCGATCGCACCGGAGGTCGGCCATCTGACGGTGTTCCAGCGCACCCCGGTCTGGTCCATTCCCAAGCCGGACTTCCGCGTACCCGCGGCGATGAAGAAGCTGCTGGCGATCCCCGGTGTGCAGGCCACGATCCACGGCGGCGTGCTGGTCGTGGTCGACCTGATTCTCCGTGGCGCACTGCGGACCTCGCATTCGACGCTGGACAGAGCCGACGCACTGTGTATCCGCGGCTACCGCAGATTCGTGGCCAGAACCGTGCACGACCCGGAGACCAGTGCGAAGCTGACGCCGAACTTCGGTCTGCTCGCCAAGCGGCCGACGATGTCCAACGGATACCTGCAGGCCTACAACCGCGCCAACGTATCGCTGGTGACCGATCCCATCGAGAAGATCACGCCGACCGGCGTCCGGACCCGCGACGGAATGCTCCACAAGCTGGACGTGCTGATCCTGGCCACCGGCTACGAGGTGTTCTCCGACCCGGAGACGTATCGCCCGGGAACCGTCGTGGGCCGGGGCGGTTTCGACCTCGCCAAGTTCTACAACGAGGAAGGGCTGCAGGCGTACGAGAGCGTCTCGGTGCCCGGGTTGCCCAACCGGTGGACGCTGTGCGGCCCGTACTCGTGGACCGGGTCGGGCTGGCACGCCTTCGTGGAGATGACCGCAGATCATGCGATCCGAGCGATCACCGAGACGCGCCGGCGCGCGGCGCAGGTCTGCGAAGTCCGCCGCGAAGCCGCCGACGCCTACCACCGCGCGACCTACCAACGTGCCGAGCTGTTGCGCTATTACCTGGCCGACCTCAACGGGCATGTGCCGACCTACTACCGCAATTCGCAGGGCGACACCACCTACATCCGGCCCTCCGGGTTCTTCGAGGCGAGCCGCGGCAACCGCAAATTCCCGCTCGACGACTACCGCTACGAAATCCCGGCCACGATCGAGGAAGTCCGGGCATGA
- a CDS encoding alpha/beta hydrolase codes for MSVVDSVTIELPSRASVALRIADALGRRTIRPALDAIAMLGYRGPLRGTPAFRIANLAELVTVPLRAPRGTRRRALRFAGFRAEWLWHKTIAGPDEVTGGAVLYFHGGGFVAGGLHSHRRIAGRVTRAAGIPLLNVDYRQLPAAHITDTVADALHAYEYLLERGFAPEKIVFAGDSAGGGLTFAAALAARERGLPMPGGIGAIAPWADLDPARRLAHANDRTDAVLSAFALSVPALIGFAAGGDLDPRWSPVNHDFTGLPPVFIQVGSTEVLLADAEQLAQCCREATVPCTVQIWDRALHVFHAGADILPDARAAITDMGRALRAFVDAAAASLPTDHSTAA; via the coding sequence ATGAGCGTCGTCGACTCCGTCACCATCGAATTGCCCAGCCGAGCGAGCGTGGCGTTGCGGATCGCCGATGCGTTGGGCCGCAGAACAATTCGCCCTGCGCTCGACGCGATTGCGATGTTGGGTTACCGCGGTCCCTTGCGCGGCACTCCCGCGTTCCGCATCGCCAACCTCGCCGAGCTGGTCACCGTCCCGCTGCGGGCGCCGCGCGGCACCCGCCGTCGCGCGCTGCGCTTCGCCGGATTCCGCGCGGAATGGCTGTGGCACAAGACGATCGCGGGCCCCGATGAGGTCACCGGCGGTGCGGTCCTCTACTTCCACGGCGGTGGTTTTGTGGCTGGTGGACTGCACAGTCATCGCCGGATCGCCGGCCGCGTCACCCGCGCCGCGGGCATCCCGCTGCTCAACGTCGACTACCGGCAGCTGCCGGCAGCCCACATCACGGACACCGTCGCCGACGCGCTCCACGCCTACGAGTACCTGCTCGAACGGGGCTTTGCACCCGAAAAGATCGTGTTCGCAGGCGATTCCGCGGGCGGCGGCCTGACCTTCGCCGCCGCGCTGGCCGCACGTGAGCGCGGACTGCCGATGCCCGGCGGTATCGGCGCCATCGCGCCGTGGGCCGATCTCGACCCGGCCCGCAGGCTGGCCCACGCCAACGATCGGACGGACGCCGTGCTGTCGGCCTTCGCGCTGTCGGTCCCGGCGTTGATCGGTTTCGCGGCCGGCGGCGATCTGGATCCGCGATGGTCGCCGGTGAATCACGACTTCACCGGACTACCACCGGTTTTCATCCAGGTGGGCTCGACCGAGGTCCTCCTGGCCGACGCCGAACAACTGGCCCAGTGCTGCCGAGAGGCGACCGTGCCCTGCACCGTGCAGATCTGGGATCGCGCGTTGCACGTCTTCCACGCCGGGGCCGACATCCTGCCCGATGCCCGGGCCGCGATAACCGACATGGGACGCGCACTCCGCGCATTCGTCGACGCCGCTGCCGCGTCGCTGCCGACCGACCACAGCACGGCGGCATGA
- the rplA gene encoding 50S ribosomal protein L1, producing MSKNSKAYREAAEKVDRDNLYTPLQAVKLAKETSSKKQDATVEVAIRLGVDPRKADQMVRGTVNLPHGTGKTARVVVFAVGEKAEAAAAAGADAVGSDDLIERIQGGWTDFDAAIATPDQMAKVGKIARVLGPRGLMPNPKTGTVTPDVAKAVSDIKGGKINFRVDKQANLHLIIGKASFDEVKLAENYGAALDEVLRAKPSSSKGRYLKKVTVSTTTGPGIPVDPAVTRNFTEEA from the coding sequence ATGAGCAAGAACAGCAAGGCATACCGCGAAGCTGCCGAGAAGGTGGACCGCGACAACCTGTACACCCCGCTCCAGGCCGTCAAGCTGGCCAAGGAGACGTCCTCGAAGAAGCAGGATGCGACCGTCGAGGTTGCGATCCGGCTGGGTGTCGATCCTCGTAAGGCAGACCAGATGGTGCGTGGCACCGTCAACCTGCCGCACGGCACCGGTAAGACCGCCCGCGTAGTGGTGTTCGCGGTTGGTGAGAAGGCCGAGGCCGCTGCGGCCGCCGGCGCCGATGCCGTCGGTAGCGATGACCTGATCGAGCGTATCCAGGGTGGGTGGACCGACTTCGACGCCGCGATCGCGACGCCGGACCAGATGGCCAAGGTCGGTAAGATCGCCCGCGTCCTCGGCCCGCGTGGTCTGATGCCGAACCCGAAGACCGGCACGGTCACCCCTGACGTGGCCAAGGCCGTGTCCGACATCAAGGGCGGCAAGATCAACTTCCGCGTCGACAAGCAGGCCAACCTGCACCTGATCATCGGCAAGGCGTCGTTCGACGAGGTCAAGCTGGCCGAGAACTACGGTGCCGCGCTGGACGAGGTGCTGCGTGCCAAGCCGTCGTCGTCGAAGGGCCGTTACCTGAAGAAGGTCACCGTCTCGACGACCACCGGCCCGGGCATCCCGGTCGACCCGGCCGTCACCCGGAACTTCACCGAAGAGGCCTAG
- the rplK gene encoding 50S ribosomal protein L11 translates to MAPKKKKVVGLIKLQIQAGAANPAPPVGPALGQHGVNIMEFCKAYNAATESQRGNVIPVEISVYEDRTFTFVLKTPPAARLLLKAAGIQKGSSEPHKTKVAKISWDQVREIAETKKEDLNANDIDAAAKIIAGTARSMGITVE, encoded by the coding sequence ATGGCCCCGAAGAAGAAGAAGGTCGTCGGGCTGATCAAGCTTCAGATCCAGGCCGGCGCGGCCAACCCCGCCCCGCCCGTGGGTCCGGCGCTCGGCCAGCACGGCGTCAACATCATGGAGTTCTGCAAGGCGTACAACGCCGCGACAGAAAGCCAGCGCGGAAACGTCATCCCCGTCGAGATCAGCGTCTACGAGGACCGTACGTTCACGTTCGTCCTGAAGACCCCGCCGGCCGCCCGGCTGCTGCTCAAGGCTGCGGGTATCCAGAAGGGTTCGTCCGAGCCGCACAAGACCAAGGTCGCCAAGATCAGCTGGGACCAGGTCCGCGAGATCGCCGAGACCAAGAAGGAAGATCTCAACGCGAACGACATCGACGCCGCTGCCAAGATCATCGCCGGCACCGCGCGCTCGATGGGCATCACCGTCGAGTAG
- the nusG gene encoding transcription termination/antitermination protein NusG: MTFDGETPSDESDVTAEAVESVETFEEAAETVDASDSSDNDTTDAADAPEATDVVVDETVEAAAEEPEDEDPAVALKKQLRRQAGEWYVIHSYAGYENKVKANLETRVQNLDVGDYIFQVEVPTEEVTEIKNGQRKQVNRKVLPGYILVRMDLNDESWGAVRNTPGVTGFVGATSKPSALSLDDVVKFLLPQGAAKKPAKATAAAAASGADSEATLARPEILVDFEVGESVTVMDGPFATLPASISEVNAEQQKLKVLVSIFGRETPVELTFTQVSKI, from the coding sequence GTGACTTTCGATGGCGAGACACCTTCGGACGAGTCCGACGTGACCGCCGAGGCAGTCGAGTCGGTGGAGACCTTCGAAGAAGCTGCCGAGACCGTGGACGCTTCCGATTCTTCGGACAACGACACGACCGACGCCGCTGACGCACCCGAGGCGACCGACGTCGTCGTCGACGAGACCGTGGAAGCCGCCGCCGAGGAGCCCGAGGACGAGGATCCCGCGGTCGCGCTGAAGAAGCAGCTGCGCCGTCAGGCAGGCGAGTGGTACGTCATCCACTCGTACGCCGGTTACGAGAACAAGGTGAAGGCCAACCTCGAGACCCGCGTGCAGAACCTGGACGTCGGCGACTACATCTTCCAGGTCGAGGTACCGACCGAAGAGGTCACCGAGATCAAGAACGGCCAGCGCAAGCAGGTCAACCGCAAGGTCCTGCCGGGCTACATCCTGGTCCGCATGGACCTGAACGACGAGTCGTGGGGCGCCGTGCGCAACACCCCGGGTGTGACCGGGTTCGTCGGCGCGACCTCGAAGCCGTCGGCGCTGTCGCTCGACGACGTCGTGAAGTTCCTGCTGCCGCAGGGCGCCGCGAAGAAGCCCGCCAAGGCGACCGCGGCCGCCGCCGCGTCGGGTGCCGACAGCGAAGCCACCCTGGCGCGTCCGGAAATCCTGGTCGACTTCGAGGTCGGCGAGTCGGTCACCGTCATGGACGGCCCGTTCGCCACGCTGCCCGCGTCGATCAGCGAGGTCAACGCCGAACAGCAGAAGCTCAAGGTGCTGGTGTCCATCTTCGGACGCGAGACACCGGTCGAATTGACCTTCACGCAGGTCAGCAAGATTTAA
- the secE gene encoding preprotein translocase subunit SecE has protein sequence MSDERDSAGSAGAGTDAGTDAGESESQGQTAVVTRPARPTGKRARRAVEVDESESDVETGDTDSDAEDSAADAGKKSKPKKAEKSKKTSPTRNPFVFVWNYLKQVVAELRKVIWPNRKQMVAYTTVVLVFLVFMVALIGGVDFGLAKLVMWVFG, from the coding sequence GTGAGCGACGAGCGCGATAGTGCCGGCTCCGCAGGCGCCGGTACTGATGCGGGCACCGACGCGGGCGAAAGCGAGTCGCAGGGCCAGACCGCAGTTGTGACGCGCCCCGCGCGTCCGACCGGAAAGCGGGCCCGGCGGGCCGTCGAGGTCGACGAGTCCGAATCGGACGTCGAGACCGGCGATACGGACTCCGACGCCGAGGACAGCGCGGCCGACGCCGGCAAGAAGTCCAAGCCGAAGAAGGCTGAAAAGTCCAAGAAGACGAGCCCCACTCGGAACCCGTTCGTGTTCGTCTGGAACTACCTCAAGCAGGTCGTCGCCGAGCTGCGCAAGGTCATCTGGCCGAACCGCAAGCAGATGGTCGCCTACACGACCGTCGTGCTGGTGTTCCTGGTCTTCATGGTGGCGCTGATCGGTGGGGTCGATTTCGGTCTCGCCAAGCTCGTCATGTGGGTGTTCGGCTGA
- the hadC gene encoding (3R)-hydroxyacyl-ACP dehydratase subunit HadC — protein sequence MPLNPDILGMVHKYPQVFTVGREQVRQYAKAVKSDHPVSMDEAAAAELGHDALVAGPTFVSIVALLVQQDFFRVVDVGMETMQIIQVDQKFVYHRPIKVGDRLHATVEIVSVEHRFGADIVMTRNTLTDDDGGVIMEAFTTLMGHEGDNSVSVRYDRETGQVLRSAAGAD from the coding sequence ATGCCCTTGAACCCCGACATCCTCGGGATGGTCCACAAGTACCCCCAGGTGTTCACCGTGGGGCGCGAGCAGGTCCGGCAGTACGCCAAGGCCGTCAAGTCGGATCACCCCGTTTCGATGGACGAAGCCGCCGCGGCCGAGTTGGGCCACGACGCCCTGGTCGCGGGCCCGACGTTCGTGTCGATCGTCGCGCTGCTGGTCCAGCAGGACTTCTTCCGTGTCGTCGATGTCGGCATGGAGACCATGCAGATCATCCAGGTCGACCAGAAATTCGTGTACCACCGCCCGATCAAGGTCGGTGACCGGTTGCACGCGACCGTCGAGATCGTCTCCGTCGAGCACCGGTTCGGCGCCGACATCGTGATGACCCGCAACACCCTCACCGATGACGACGGTGGCGTCATCATGGAGGCCTTCACCACGCTGATGGGTCACGAGGGCGACAACTCGGTGTCGGTGCGCTACGACCGCGAAACGGGCCAGGTTTTGCGCTCGGCCGCCGGAGCGGATTAG
- the hadB gene encoding (3R)-hydroxyacyl-ACP dehydratase subunit HadB, producing MALREFSSVKVGDELPETTIKLTRQDLVNYAGVSGDLNPIHWDDEIAKQVGLDTAIAHGMLTMGLGGGFITNWVGDPGAVTEYNVRFTSVVPVPNDGIGAELVFTGRVKSVDEESKSVTIALSATTGGKKIFGRAVATAKLA from the coding sequence ATGGCACTTCGTGAGTTCAGTTCGGTAAAGGTCGGCGACGAGCTGCCCGAGACGACCATCAAGCTGACCCGTCAGGACCTGGTCAACTACGCCGGTGTCTCCGGCGACCTGAACCCCATCCACTGGGACGACGAGATCGCCAAGCAGGTCGGTCTGGACACCGCCATCGCCCACGGCATGCTGACCATGGGTCTCGGCGGCGGCTTCATCACCAACTGGGTCGGTGACCCGGGTGCCGTCACTGAGTACAACGTCCGCTTCACCTCGGTGGTCCCGGTTCCCAACGACGGCATCGGCGCCGAGCTGGTCTTCACCGGCCGCGTGAAGTCGGTCGACGAGGAATCCAAGTCGGTCACCATCGCGCTTTCTGCCACCACCGGCGGCAAGAAGATCTTCGGCCGCGCCGTCGCAACCGCGAAGTTGGCGTAG
- the hadA gene encoding (3R)-hydroxyacyl-ACP dehydratase subunit HadA yields the protein MGLADIVGFHYRHPESYEVGREKIREHAIAVQNVDASFHTESAAAELGHDALLAPLTFISIFGYQAQLAMFGAAGISVSDAQIVHVDQSLKFLQPIKAGDTLYCDVYVDSFRRAHGTDIVVNKNIITNDRGEVVQVAYTTLAGRSGDEDGQGGFSDGTS from the coding sequence GTGGGTCTGGCGGACATTGTCGGTTTCCACTACCGGCATCCCGAGAGCTATGAGGTCGGGCGCGAGAAGATCCGTGAGCACGCGATTGCCGTTCAGAACGTCGACGCGTCCTTTCACACGGAGTCGGCCGCGGCCGAGCTCGGTCACGACGCGCTGCTGGCACCGCTGACGTTCATCAGCATCTTCGGTTACCAGGCGCAGCTCGCGATGTTCGGCGCCGCTGGCATCTCCGTCTCGGACGCCCAGATTGTCCATGTGGATCAGTCGCTGAAGTTTCTGCAACCCATCAAGGCCGGCGACACGCTGTACTGCGACGTGTACGTCGACTCCTTCCGGCGGGCGCACGGCACCGACATTGTCGTGAACAAGAACATCATCACGAACGACCGTGGTGAGGTCGTGCAGGTGGCCTACACGACCTTGGCTGGTCGCTCGGGTGACGAGGACGGACAGGGAGGATTCTCAGATGGCACTTCGTGA
- the rpmG gene encoding 50S ribosomal protein L33, translated as MASSTDVRPKITLACEVCKHRNYITKKNRRNDPDRLEIKKFCPNCGTHQPHKESR; from the coding sequence GTGGCGTCGAGTACCGACGTACGGCCGAAGATCACCTTGGCCTGCGAGGTGTGCAAGCACCGTAACTACATCACCAAGAAGAACCGTCGCAACGACCCGGATCGTCTTGAGATCAAGAAGTTCTGCCCGAACTGCGGTACGCACCAGCCGCACAAAGAGTCGCGTTAG